A stretch of the Ascaphus truei isolate aAscTru1 chromosome 4, aAscTru1.hap1, whole genome shotgun sequence genome encodes the following:
- the LOC142492424 gene encoding uncharacterized protein LOC142492424, which translates to MWDTIVIGVNACGNSVRDKYHCRKRFDDIRSKLKKKIQDQRVHATGTGGGPTPQRLILTPLEELLRPKLLTVVVEGLAGDRDIGIYPSQFPAVAPGGHVSPEMEQVSSPGSASSTLLEEHHGDEDDEYDEDDATEETEIQSCDHEEVPIETVVPPNRPSTSTYDAIVASEGKIVDAENRRHSDMMTVLERMIGLQEETVSQLAHLHRVFIEVPKQLQKINTSFEALVVQQTQANYWRMTNVPQFNTSQPGSVHAGQFSPHSSDIHSPGPNVTGQVADIAVQVPDDILPLPSVQIQQQTPTKEATKTKQDTHETDQPSLVQCLPTCSHVSLGTSPVREQSLPKSPVGESLPKSPVGESLPKSPVGESLPKSPVGESLPKSPVGESLATSPVGESLATSPVGEQSLATSPAREVPEATQSGSVVPKVGGKRKRKIQETTSRPVTRSQKEQKK; encoded by the exons atgtgggacacaatagtcattggtgtcaatgcctgtgggaatagtgtcagggacaagtatcattgtcggaaaagatttgatgatattaggtccaaattgaaaaagaaaatacaagaccaacgcgtgcatgctactggcactggaggtgggcccacaccacaacgtctcatattgactccattggaggagctgcttcggccaaaattacttaccgtcgtcgtggaaggcttggctggtgaccgtgacattggaatttatccgtcacaatttccagcag ttgcccctggaggacatgtgtcacctgagatggaacaagtgtcttcacctgggtcagccagctcaacactactagaag aacatcatggtgatgaggatgatgagtatgatgaggatgacgccacagaagagactgaaatacaatcatgtgaccatgaagaggtgccaatagaaactgttgtaccgccaaatcgtccatcaacttccacatacgatgcaattgtagcttcagagggaaaaatagtggacgcagaaaatcgtcgccattcagacatgatgacagtgctggaaaggatgattggactgcaggaagaaacagtatcacaattggcacatctccacagagtcttcattgaagtgcctaaacagttgcaaaaaatcaacacctcattcgaagcattagttgttcagcaaacacaagctaattactggagaatgactaatgtaccacaattcaacacctcccagccaggatctgttcatgcaggtcagttttcaccacattcatctgatattcattcaccaggcccaaatgttaccggtcaagtagcagacattgctgtgcaggttcctgatgacatcctaccgctgccatctgtacaaattcagcagcagacacctacaaaggaggcgacaaaaacaaaacaagacacacatgaaacagaccaaccatcacttgtgcagtgtctaccaacttgctcacatgtgtcactgggcacaagccctgtccgtgaacagtcactacccaaaagccctgtaggtgagtcgctgcccaaaagccctgtaggtgaatcgctgcccaaaagccctgtaggtgagtcgctgcccaaaagccctgtaggtgaatcactgcccaaaagccctgtaggtgagtcactggccacaagccctgtaggtgagtcactggccacaagccccgtaggtgaacagtcactggccacaagccctgcccgtgaagtgccagaggccactcaaagtggctctgttgtgcctaaagttggtggcaaaagaaaaaggaaaattcaagagacaacaagcaggcctgttactcgctcgcaaaaggaacaaaaaaaataa